In Rhinolophus ferrumequinum isolate MPI-CBG mRhiFer1 chromosome 8, mRhiFer1_v1.p, whole genome shotgun sequence, the DNA window GTTATAGGGCCATAGACcttgaaaaaatttcaaaggacAGTGAAAATGTGAAAAGTCAGGGACGTCTTCCTTGGGGTGGTAGGACAAAACTGGGAAGACTAGGATAGTCCAAAACataggatttttttgtttattcaacaaatattccaTAAATCTTCACTGGGCTCCTACTCTGTGCCCTGGGAATATATAGCCGGGAACACCATTTTTAAATTCCTGCTTTCATGAAACTTGCTTGTAGGAGGAACAATTAGCCTGGAGTGGACAGAAAAGTTCCCAAGATACAAAGAGGCAAGGCAGCAGCCTGTTTCATACAGCTCTTTCCTCTTTGGGTGAAAAAATCTCTAATGGAAGTTCGCCAGAGAGACCTGCctagaaacaggaaaatggaaagtgTCACTTATGATGGCTCTTCAAGGAATCTGGGTTTCAAGACATGATTtgtcttctcatctataaacaTCAGAAATACAGGGAGTGGGGCTTGAACCACATTCTTACTTTTATTCAACCAATTTTTGCTGAGAACCTACTACATACAAGATGCAGAGGATAATGGCGGTTGGGAAGGGGGcgtggagagaaggaaggaccCAGGGGAGAGACAGAAGACACAGTTATCAAGTtccactgaaatttttttttcaaaaggactCAATTCAagatataaaggaggaagaagaaaagattggATGATGAGTCCATTCTGAGGGAAGTTGGGGATAGTGAATATCTCCAGCTCAGGCTCTACTCTGAACTCTAGATACATATACCCAACAATCATTCAGTATCTTTATTTGGAAATCTCAAGGGCCCCTCAAACCCAAAATGTTTTAGACTAAAATGCATGATCATCACTGCCGTTATGCTTGGCTTTTATCTCAGTGAGTGGCACCAGCCTCCAGATAGCTgcattagaaaaaacaaaagccaccCTTGATACCCTCTGCTCTCGCCAACTAAATCCAACCCATCAACACCAAGTCTTTGTCTCCTGTCTTTTTTCATCCCAATCAACACCCTCCCTGGCCTGGCCTAAGTCATTATcaaatatttctctcttcttaacCTCTACTATTGACAATAGCCTCTCCCCTCATTCACTTCACTTCTCCATTaattcatccccacccccaccccaccccctgcagccTCTAATCTCGTCATgtcatcttaaatatttttccatggcTTTTCAATGTACGTAAGCCTGGTttgcctctctctcccacctcatcTGCACCATGTAGGGAAGTAATTATTCACTGACTGGTGTAGATATCAGATGAATGACTTTCTTCCCCACTGGATTGAAATCTCCATGAACACAGAGTCTACGTACGTCTGTTTTTGTCCACTATTGTCTTATCACCTAAGTGTGTGACACATACTAtgtgatcagtaaatatttgctgactgaatttttttaaaaggtgaagtCAATGGTTCTCGGCCATGGGTGATTTTGCTTTTCCCCTCAAGGCaatgtttgaaaatatgtttGGTTGTCACAGTTGTGGGGACTCTATTGACATGCAATGGGAAGAGTCCAGGAatgctgccaaacatcctacGCTGCACAGGACAGTCCCACAAAATGACTCCACCCATAATGCCAGCAGAGCTGATGCTGAGAAACCCTGATCGAGGAGAAAGCAAGGAATGTTTATGTTTTAATCTCGTTGAATTGGATCTCTTAGAGTCAAATCCCTATAGAAACACACTTGTTATCTCCCAATGCCGTAGAGAGACTTAAACACACATTTTATACAGGCACTCAACAGCCATTAAATTTCCTACAGGCAGGCAGGAGATACCTATATTAAAAGCTCTTGTACTCCCCAGAAGCTCCGAACAGGACTGAAATTTAGTTGCTCAATAACACCTGTCTGAAAAGCCTCATTTGACCTAAAAAATCACCTCAAAATTGAGGGTAGCCTTGAGCTGCACTAGAGGGGCCACCTTATTTTGCATATATGACCCAAGTGTAACAAAAGCTGGTGACAGCATAATGGAGCCTCACCCACCTGATAAGCCACACCCCTTCACAGTCACAATGGCTAAGGCCTTAAATACCCAGATTCGCGCCCTCCGGGCCCTGCAAAGCCCCTCATTTTTGCAGAAATTGCAATGTCGACCAGCCGCAAATTAAAGAGTCATGGCATAAGGAGGGGCAAGACCCGATCTCCTCACAAGGGAGTCAAGAGAAGTGGCAGCAAAAGAAAATACCGGAAGGGCAGCCTGAAGAGTAGAAAACGGGGCGATGATGGTGAGTGAGGGATGAGTAGAACAGTCAAACATGTGGGGACTTGTTGCCCTAGGGCTCTCTGTCTTGGAGTTAGCTCTCCTAGGACCCTGACATCTCAGCCTGAGACTCTCATTTCCATTCAAATAACTGTTTGGGCAGGAAGACTATGAATGGGTGTGTTCTAACTGGTGTCCCTGTTGCAAACATGTCCTTCTCCCACAGCCAATCGCAATTACCGCTCCCACGTGTGACCCCATCAGTGGGCTCTGGCCTGGTGAACTTCACACAACACCAGGCAGCAAAGAGGACAGCAGGAGGACTGCCAAGGAGACCTGAAGTTAGATCAAAGCCAGAGAAGAGCCTATCGTGTGGGTAAAATGCCAGTCGTGACGAAATGAGGAATGTATATGTTGGCTGTTTCTCCTCAATGTCTcaataaaattctgaaaactgaaaagtatgtttattttgacattttggtTGAAAAAGGGGTTCCTGAGCTAGGCAGACTTGGAAGAATTAGCCGGTATGAAACCATTAAACATAACTTGGAAAATACTAAAGTAATCTGCCCTGACTCCCTTTTCCCCATGTGCCCCAACTCTGGCCACGCATGTTTGGGTTTGGGTCTTGGTCTCAATGTGCTGTCTCTCTCCCCAAcgtggaaagggagaggagacaaAAAGGGAGAACTGCATTTATCAGAGTGTTGATGGGCTAAAGGATACAACCTTCTTCGAGGGACTTATAAGGAGACACCAAAACACATATGAAACTAAAACTAAAGGCATGTCCCGGAGGTAGAAAACACCCAGAGGTAGAAAACACCCAGAGGTATTTATTGGACAGGGTTAGCAAACTATTAAGGGATTTGATACTCTTACTAGTCGAGTGGTTATGTTAGGTTTGAGCTGGACAACAAGGATATTGCCTGAGAAGTTCAATTCAAGCCACATGGTGTGACCGGTGTGATTCTGTCATAAGTTAACCTTAGTCAAGAGTGTCTGGAAGTAAACATTTCCTCAGTCTGCGTGGACCTTATTGATCATTGGCAGGGAAAAACTGTCCTTAGCTGTGTCCCTCACTTTGCCTTGACCTTGAGTTCTGATATGGTCCACCCAAGGTTCTGACACCTCCTCTCAGCATCCACCCACTCAGAGTGGGTAATAGTTTTCTTAATGAGTCCTTCCTGTTGTCTCAGAGGCACTACCAGGGTGGTAGAGGGTGGAATTGACAACTCATATTTAAACCAAGCCACCCACTTGGTTGCTTGCAACCAGGAAAGGATATAAGCAGGAAAGAATGAGAGGAGCATGAGATGAGACATGAAAAAAGACATGAAGTTTCCATTTTCCAACAGTGGGGGTTGTGACATGGAACCAAATAACCAAAGTGAGGGAAGGGGAACTTCTTGGATTGAGTTTGAGCCCCACGGGGAGGTGTATAGATACCAGAATGATGGGAGAAGACTGTTAACAAGGGATGTGCAgcaaaaggatgagaaaaatccAGGTCATTTCACTTGTATTGGAGTAAAGATATTTCCGTTGCTTTGTCCTGTCTCCAACTCAgagctcctttcttttcctctctcaggTTCATGTAAAAATCTCCCCTTAGCATCAGGCACACAGACACTGAACCTAACTTGTATTTCCTTCCTAATATTTTCAGCttctaaaggaaataaaggaTGACCCTCATCCTCCATGGTTATGCCTGTTTCATCTCCTACTCGTGtttgttcctatttttctaaCCAAACTGAAAATAATCCTCCACATGTTTGTCCATAGCATGACTGCACAAAGCTCTTTATAAACAGTTCTGATCTGGAATCCCTGTTCAGAAATGGCCATTCTCACATTCTCTCGTGCCCTCTGGGAGGTCCTCTGCTTCCATGTAAAGAAAGCCCTTGCCACACACAAAATCCAGTGTTCACGTCACGCATTTCCTGCTCTGGCTATAAATTCTTCTATGCTTCCCGAGACTAAGATGGAGTTTGGGTGCAAGCTGTTTATAAGATGTTTGTTAGAGACCAGCACTTGTGAAGGAAAGAGGGCGGGGAGCAGTGGCAGGAGTTGAACATTCCCCCATGGAGCCAAAACAGCCCCGTCAGGCTGCTTCGATAAGGGATCGCTTTGGTCAAGGCATTTCTGTGCTGAGGCAGACCCTGACCTTAGTGCCAGCTGGAGGCTGTGTGCTGGGCTGCCCGTGCCCCAATCCAGGCAGCACAGCTCTGTGTCGCTTATGCCTGCTTTCTGATTtcctgcattccttcccacactCCTTTCCTCACCTTTGCCTCTGCCACACCTTGGGAGCTGTGGGCCAGGATCCTTCAAATGCTTTCGTGCCCAGCACTCGCTGCTTCCCCTTTTCTCTGCCATCTTTTGGGATTGCCAATGTGCACAGAGATGATCTCTCCCATAGGGAAAAGGCAAGAGTCAGGAACAAACTAGAAGAGCAACAGGGCTGACAGTGTGAAATTTACTTCCTTTGAGAAATCGGTTCGAACCAGGAAGTTGGTCAGGATCCCCCAGGAAACGAGATCGGCAGAGAGCTCACATGAAGAGACTTGACTGCAGGACGGACTGTTCACAGAGGCTCGACAACTAGAGCTTAGCAATGGTGGCTCTGAGGGGACAAACGGATAAAAGAGTGTTACAGGAGCCCCAAGACAGCCAGAACTGTGTGTCTGGCATGGGCGGGGCAGGCGGGCCTCTTGGTAAAGGCTGGACTGGGGAGGACGACAGTTGCTGCCAGAGTCTCAGAAGCAGAGTGGAAATACTCTTGAGCTTTCTCTCCTCCAGCTCTCCAGTCTCCTCCTGGTGCTTCTATTGGCCAAACTGAACTGGAAGCCAGTAGGTAAGGGATCCTGGGTGATAACAAAAACACGAGGACCAGCCTCTCAAGGCAACAAGGAGTGCGGAAGGTTGGAGAATAGCTCTGAAAAGCCAGGGGTGACAACAACACAACTTGGTAGGCAAACGTTCTTCTTTACGTCAGCATCCgtttgtcttctctccttttgttGTCACAGACCAAAGTCTCCAGATGTGACCAGGAGTAGAAGCTCCAAACTGAGTTCTCAGGGCTCCTGAGCCTCAGCTTAAAAAGCGTATTTTCAAGTCATTTGCAGGACAGTATTATTCCCAGACAAAATGttctaatacaatgttatatttcaaCGACTCTgtaaacatggaaacaatctaattAGCGATTGGGATGGGCACGTGGTGATCAGCCCCGCACTAGTCAGGACAGCCAGACCCCTGCCTGGTGATTTCAGTCTTTGCCCTCATACACAGGTTGGGGAAGGAATGGCAGCAGCCCGGAAAACTGTTTTGCAGTAAGAATATTTTCCAAGCCCACAGGCTGTAAATTTTCCAACACTGCTGTTGACTTAGTCCCTACCCTCCAGGAACATTCATTCTGTCCCTCTGTTGACAGCTCCTGTAgcctagcacccacctggcaggCGCACCTACGTAGATAACACAGGGGTCTTTTCACTGTAGTGGTGCTCAGACCTCACCCTCCGtgtgctttttctccttctccccaacCAAGGGGACTTTGTTcctctttccagttttctctggAACGCTATGTTCTGAAGTCATCATTTACTTGGCCTTTTTGGAAAGTCgaaaaatcaaaaaaaatttttttaaggatcTTGGCTACAAGCCCTTCTGGGTCACCTTGACCTTCTTGTGAGCTGACTTGGATGCAGGGCCTCTGCTCCACTGGTCTTGGGGTCCGACGGGAGTGGTCCCCGAGCACCCATGTGTGGGTGGAGAGAACCCAGAGGAGCTATGGGGAGAACAGAGCTGAGTCCCACCTTTTGCCCTGAGTCTCACCAGATGAGTGACCCCGGGTGGGACCAGCCATGTCTGTGCAGCCACAGGCAAACAGGAAGTTCTGGAGAAACGCTCAGGGCTATGCAGAGGAGGTGAAGGCCCAGAAACAACAGCTGGGAGGGGACTCTGTGTGCCTTGGGAGTAGTTGGTGCAAGTCAGACATGGTCTGGGGCTTGGCTGTTGGGGTCACCCAGAGGTTCTGTCCTTTGAGACCAGAGGACAGCTACAGCCTGGCTCTGCAATCAACACTCAGTCACTCACCAGGCCCACTctggggaaagagccagaaggGGTGAGGTCTTCATTCCTGACCTCTAGGAGCACCAGGTCTTAGTCACGAGGCTTAGTCACTAGGCATCACCAAGTGGATGAGTGAGGAAGCAGGTGGGTTCGCTTTGAGAGAGCCCTCTTCTCACTTCTGAAGGCCCCCaaacccccctccctccccagcctttCATTAGTCCAAACATGAGATCTTTCCCGGATCTGAGCTCTGCAGCCATTCCTGCCTTCGTAGCTCAGAGTCCCAGAAGTGGTGCAGGTGACAGTTCCCTCCACACAGCACAGTACCAGGGAAAGGTCTAGAAACCTGAGGGCCTGGATTCCATCAGAGCCCACTGCTCCTGCACTGTGACCTTCATCACTCTAGCAGTTCTGCTTTATTCCAAGCCTTCGCACACCTCCTCTCCTGCAGCTGGGGCCATTTCATCTCCTCCTATGGTTCTGCTCTACCTTCGTTAGAACCAAGCCTGACTCAGGCAGGAGGGAGTGAGGCATCTCTGGGCACTGGTTCCACCAGCCGTGTGATCTGAGGTGAATTTTCCCACTTTCATGAGCCTTGTCTTCATTATCTCTAAATGTCAGTCATAATATCTACCTTATGGGGAGCTTGTACGGGTATCCAATGGGtactatatttattggggtgatcacttcataagttatagaaatgtctaacactatgttgtacacttgaaactaatgtaatattatatgtcaactataattgaaaaaatgtttttaattatttaagaaaagaatattaaatgttGTAAATCACAGGCCCTGATTACTCTAGGTTGGCTGCCCTCTCCTCTGTCCCTCTGGACTGGCCTTTTAGGTATCATTGTCCCTGTTTGGCCCTGACTCATGACCCAGGGTGCCACTTTAGTCTCAGGATACCACACCAGCTAAGGCTGTGGACAGACATCCCCAGTGCTGCCTACTTGCTTGGTAGAAAGCTCCCATTGTGACCTAGAGCCTCTCAATCTGCCCTGACCCTCTTGCCTAGGCCAGCTCCTGAGATCAGAAAGGAcctatgaggtatgatcaaaaccTACAGTGAATGaagctgccaagtgccatccagcGGAAAGGTgtggatcttcaatacaggaagtggtgtgtcaaaccttagtaacagtgtgacaagtttcaacttgttcagtgcagtcagtcgggtgtgagctacggttgagaggaggtgtgttttaaagtgccgtaaatcatcctccattgtgacaacgctccgtgtcacacatcgcttctggtatatggcaatttctgtcaaataaaaacattacagtgcgTCCTCATGCACCGTATTccccagatctggcaccgtgcaatttctggctcttccccaaagtcaaaatgaccatgaaaggtaagcattttgaattgattcaggacatggaggcagccaggacagcgcaactaaagacactcacgaaagaggtgagtgtccagaactgcttcagaaagtggcaagaatgatgggataagtgtgttcaaagcgagggggagtatattgagggggattaatggcaatgagtctgttattgtaataattttttttttatttaaacattcaccgtatgttttgatcacacctcgtacaacTCCCTGTGGCTTGTTTTGCTCCCTCATAAAATGTAGAACTTGAGGATGATCTTATCTCTCCAACTAGACTGTAAACTTTTAGGAGCAGGAGCCAAGCCATCCATGAGTGAGAGGCAGAGGGATCAGAccaggacatacaaatagccattGATTCCTGGGACACGCCTCGCTGACTCCACTTCTTAACCTAATATGTAGTAGGAAATACAATTTGAGCATGGATGTCAGTGAAAAGGACCAAAAGTGGATTAATAAACTCACTGATGAGAATcatgtgtattttttccattaGCAGCAGGCACGTGTCTCTAAATAATTAGCTATGAAGTCCTCGGGTCTAACACACAGGTGGTTTCCATTGAAAAGACATAAAGAACTTGAATTTCACAATTTGCAGGGATCATTCTCAAAAGTGTCTCAAATAGAAGCTCTCAAGAAGGGGAGCTTCTCAACAGAACTAGAAACTGGACCTTGATTTACTGACTTACTATTTCTTTCAGGAACACAGAAGAAGAGTATCATGCAAAGCATACAAAAAATGCTTCTGAAATGTTGAGGTGCATAGAACCACCTGGAATCAATCTGATAAAAcacagattctgattctgtaggtcttGGTgggcccaagattctgcatttctaagaagctcCCAGGTAGCACTGATGCTGCTGACCCAGGGACCACACTGAGTAGCAAGGGGCCACAGAACCCCAAAGAGCAGGCCCTAGCTGGGCTCTGCCCAAACTTCCTTGGCAATTCATCATCCCTTTCTGGGGCTCTAAGATCCTTtccaatgctttaaaaaaaaaaagtcctaagaTTTTAAATAACGAGATTAAAGAAATATAGCCTAGCAGCAATCCTGCCTCTGAGTTCTCTCCTGGAAATAGAAGGCAGCAGCATCACAGTGTATAGATAAAGGGCTTCCTCTGCCACCTCTGAACCATGGATGGGCCACCTCACTTCAGAACAGGAGGACCCATTGTACTTCCCAAGGATAGgtaagaagacaaagaagagatTAGAAAAAGTGGTGCAAATGGTGAGGCGTCTTCCACCCTTGCCACCACAGGAGGCTAGAAAGGGAATCTCTGGCTTGACCCCttaattcttccctttttccctttctatttgCTCCCCTCCAGCAGATCAGGACCCAGCTCACAGCCCATCTGTTGCTCAGATGGTGCATCCATTTGCATTTGGCTGAGAACAACAGAAACAGATTCCAAGTAACTTAACAGAGGGGGACATGGAATCTATTGGAAAGTATGGAATTGCTCAGAGAATTGAAGGAAAAGCTGGGTGACTGGGCCTCATGATGGGAGAAAGGCAAGAAGCAGAGAGGGAGCTCTCCTGACATTAAAATGTCTCCAATTGTTCTCCATTCTTAcatcactgccctaaaaatttagagtcccaggagagagaaaataatggtCAAGCTTGTGTTGCAGTGGGGCAGGGTTGgtcctgaaggaaaaaaatcaagaactatTACCAAAGAAGGGAAGATGTATACTATACTGGACAACCAAGCACAATGTCCACTGCAGAATGCAAGAAATGACTTCCCTGCCATGCAACTAGCTACATAGGGCAAAACCTTAGCACTCTGAGTACACAACAGCCACCTTCTTCAATCCCTATATCTGTGAACACCCTTATAACAGGCAGTTTTTCCTGTAAAACTGCCATCTTAACACAAAAGATTTGCTGTGAACGCATGACATACATTTAAGTTTCATTGCCAGAACCAGAAGTTGACTTCATTCTtgactccatttttttccccacgtAGCACATTTTCAGCAAATGGGAAAGCAAGGAGAGAGTCCCAGAGCCATATGCAGGGCTGCTTCTGGCGGCATGGACAGGCCCATTCACTAGTGCACACGTTTTATATTCATGCCTTAGCAaaagtcagcctgggagtcacaGATTGTAGGGAAGGGTTGAGAGGAAAACTGTGATCTCTGTGAAAATCAAGACTACGGCGATGTAAATTTGAGGTGCACAGAGGTGCCATAGCCTCAGGGAGACTCCATCATCCCTTGCCTGAGTCCGAAGAAGAATGAtttccctctttcccctctttcACTCTGAACATCCAGGAAGCAAGACATGTTTTTTCTGATTCAGCAGATAGAAGCTCCCAAGAATTCGGGTCTTTCCCATTCAGCATAGGAGCCACTGGCCACCTGGAgccattgagcacttgaaatggggCTAGTTTGAAGTGAGACGTGCTCTTGCGATAACATCCATCCTAGCTTTCAAAGACCGAATatgaacaaaagaaagtaaaatagcTAGATAATAATTTTTTACATTGATTGTGTTTTGAAATGATACTTTCAACATAcctgattaaataaatattacacatttcctttttccttctaacATGTGGCTCCTAGAAAACTGGGAATCACAAACGCAACCTGAGTTATACTTCCCTTGGACAAAGCCAGCCTAGGGTCCCTGTATTTTCACAGCTCAGTAACCCCTCATCCACCACACTTTCTGCTCTTTTCATTTAGAGCAGAGCCTGTGAGTGCCTGTTCTAAGTAAGCACTGCCGAGAGATGAATAAAACCCATTATCTACCTTTGCCTTTCTCAACCCTCCatcccacacacatatacatacatcctCTTCTTGATTAATTTAATCCTTTAGGTCTAAAGTTTGGGGCGGTGGTTGCAGTG includes these proteins:
- the TNP1 gene encoding spermatid nuclear transition protein 1 → MSTSRKLKSHGIRRGKTRSPHKGVKRSGSKRKYRKGSLKSRKRGDDANRNYRSHV